One genomic region from Diabrotica undecimpunctata isolate CICGRU chromosome 9, icDiaUnde3, whole genome shotgun sequence encodes:
- the LOC140451321 gene encoding uncharacterized protein, with amino-acid sequence MAVIGINAENSHDEVTQYQMGRYVSSNEAFWRIFSFPVHERHPTVVHLAVHLENGQRVYLTPQNVVQRAAQPPSTTFTSFFEICQNDAFALTLLYSEMPKYYTWNQSSRRFIRRKQGKPVPGYPDTYSTDAIGRIYSVHPSNGECFYLRLLLVNVRGPT; translated from the coding sequence ATGGCTGTGATTGGTATTAATGCAGAGAATTCCCATGATGAAGTTACTCAATACCAAATGGGTCGCTATGTTAGTAGTAATGAAGCATTTTGGCGAATATTTTCTTTTCCTGTTCATGAGAGACACCCTACTGTTGTTCATTTAGCTGTGCATTTAGAAAATGGACAAAGAGTATACCTTACACCACAGAACGTAGTACAAAGAGCTGCTCAGCCACCATCTACTACATTCACCAGTTTTTTTGAGATATGCCAAAACGATGCTTTTGCTTTAACATTATTATATTCTGAAATGccaaaatattatacttggaatCAATCCTCAAGAAGATTTATACGACGGAAACAAGGTAAACCAGTTCCTGGATACCCAGATACATATTCTACCGATGCGATTGGTCGGATTTATTCAGTACATCCAAGCAATGGtgaatgtttttatttacgaCTGCTATTAGTCAATGTACGTGGCCCAACATAA